The Hemicordylus capensis ecotype Gifberg chromosome 6, rHemCap1.1.pri, whole genome shotgun sequence genome window below encodes:
- the RRAS gene encoding ras-related protein R-Ras has translation MMNPHEGTAPLEKYKLVVVGGGGVGKSALTIQFIQSYFVSDYDPTIEDSYTKICNIDGTQTRLDILDTAGQEEFGAMREQYMRTGEGFLLIYAINDHGSFNEINKFHTQILRVKDRDEFPMILVGNKADLDLHRQVPKEEALSFARENRIPYMEASAKIRLNVDESFHELVRAIRRFHELESPPAPAVNPKKKETRGCPCSIL, from the exons ATGATGAATCCTCACGAAGGCACGGCGCCCCTGGAGAAATATAAGCTGGTGGTCGTCGGGGGAGGCGGCGTGGGCAAGAGCGCTCTGACTATTCAGTTCATCCAG TCATACTTTGTCTCTGACTATGACCCCACAATCGAGGATTCCTACACAAAAATCTGCAACATTGATGGCACCCAAACCCGCCTGGACA TTCTGGACACTGCAGGGCAGGAAGAGTTTGGAGCCATGCGAGAACAGTATATGCGCACAGGGGAGGGTTTTCTCCTCATCTACGCCATCAATGATCATGGCAG TTTCAACGAGATCAACAAGTTCCACACGCAGATACTTCGAGTGAAAGATCGTGATGAGTTTCCCATGATCCTTGTGGGCAATAAGGCTGACTTGGACCTTCATCGGCAG GTGCCCAAGGAGGAGGCCCTCAGCTTTGCCCGGGAGAATCGGATCCCATACATGGAGGCCTCAGCTAAAATCCGTCTCAATGTGGATGAATCTTTCCATGAGCTGGTCAGAGCCATCAG gAGGTTTCATGAGCTGGAGTCCCCCCCGGCCCCAGCTGTCAACCCTAAGAAGAAAGAAACCAGAGGCTGTCCTTGTTCCATTCTGTAA